Proteins from a genomic interval of Rhodothermus marinus:
- the mutS gene encoding DNA mismatch repair protein MutS, producing MASREAEKQVGQTPLMRQYYKIKSRYPNAILLFRMGDFYETFDEDAHIVSRVLGITLTKRSNGQAADVPLAGFPHHALDNYLPKLVRAGYRVAICEQLEDPKFARKVVKRDVVEVVTPGVSFHEHLLDPKRANYLAAVVWGTERGERDRIGFAFLDASTGEFSVTEAPAHRLEDLLQTIQPAEVLVDKRQRDRLQGVRGLSFVVTPQEDWVFNFDYAYEVLLRHFKTHSLKGFGVDDLRLGLRAAGAALHYLGETQKGRLPHVRRLTRYVTDEYMVLDPQTKRNLELVASLQDGTQEGSLVQILDETLTPMGGRLLRRWLLRPLKNVRQIEKRLEAVEALVRDRRLRERLREELRQVGDLERLAARVCTGRATPRDLMHLRLTLEQIPPIKQALADVSCDTLRRLAEQLTLCTQVVERIRQALVDDPPASLSDGGVIRDGFSAELDELREIARSGKDFIARLQQKEIERTGIPSLKVGFNKVFGYYIEVTNAHRNKIPPHYIRKQTLVNAERYITPELKEYEEKILSAEEKIASLEAELFNRLRLEVAEATAELQLNASLLAMLDVFCSLAEVADRYGYTRPELHEGTELLIEEGRHPVVERTLPPGEPFIPNDIYLDTHAQQILIITGPNMAGKSVVLRQTGLIVLLAQIGSFVPARRARIGIVDRIFTRVGASDNLAAGESTFLVEMNETANILNNATPRSLILLDEVGRGTSTFDGLSIAWALVEYLHETPSVAARTLFATHYHELNELAERFPRVKNFRVQVEEHDGRVIFLHKLVPGGADHSYGIEVARMAGLPEPVIARAREILRHLEAQHLVVEAPAGDGEPVRPVRARRAERIPADTSAFQLSLFAQPEPDPVAEELKERLRRIDPNRMTPIEALLLLDELKRLVERHDS from the coding sequence ATGGCTTCCAGGGAAGCGGAGAAACAGGTGGGGCAGACGCCGCTCATGCGGCAGTACTACAAGATCAAGTCCCGCTATCCGAACGCCATCCTGTTGTTTCGGATGGGGGACTTCTATGAGACCTTCGATGAAGACGCGCACATCGTCAGCCGGGTGCTGGGCATCACGCTGACGAAGCGGTCCAACGGCCAGGCGGCCGACGTGCCGCTGGCGGGCTTTCCGCACCACGCACTGGACAACTACCTGCCGAAGCTGGTGCGGGCCGGCTACCGGGTGGCCATCTGCGAGCAACTCGAAGATCCCAAATTCGCCCGCAAGGTCGTCAAGCGCGACGTCGTCGAGGTCGTCACGCCGGGCGTCTCGTTCCACGAACACCTGCTCGATCCCAAGCGGGCCAACTACCTGGCCGCCGTGGTCTGGGGCACCGAACGGGGCGAGCGCGACCGCATCGGCTTTGCCTTTCTGGACGCCTCGACGGGCGAGTTTTCGGTCACGGAGGCGCCGGCCCATCGCCTGGAAGATCTGCTGCAGACGATTCAGCCGGCCGAGGTGCTCGTCGATAAACGCCAGCGTGACCGGCTGCAGGGCGTGCGGGGCCTTTCGTTTGTCGTCACACCCCAGGAGGACTGGGTCTTCAACTTCGACTACGCCTACGAAGTGCTGCTCCGGCACTTCAAGACGCATTCGCTCAAGGGCTTTGGCGTCGATGACCTGCGGCTGGGGCTCCGGGCGGCCGGGGCGGCACTGCACTACCTGGGCGAGACGCAGAAAGGTCGGCTGCCCCACGTGCGTCGGTTGACGCGCTACGTCACCGACGAATACATGGTGCTCGATCCGCAGACGAAGCGCAACCTGGAGCTGGTCGCCTCGCTGCAGGACGGCACGCAGGAAGGCTCGCTCGTGCAGATCCTCGACGAGACGCTCACGCCGATGGGCGGCCGACTGCTCCGGCGCTGGCTGCTGCGGCCGCTCAAGAACGTACGCCAGATCGAAAAGCGCCTGGAGGCCGTCGAGGCGCTTGTGCGCGATCGCCGGCTCCGTGAGCGCCTGCGCGAGGAACTGCGCCAGGTGGGCGACCTGGAGCGACTGGCCGCCCGCGTCTGCACCGGACGCGCCACGCCGCGCGATCTGATGCACCTGCGACTGACGCTCGAACAGATCCCGCCCATCAAGCAGGCACTGGCCGACGTGTCCTGCGACACGCTGCGCCGACTGGCCGAACAGCTCACGCTCTGCACGCAGGTGGTCGAGCGCATCCGCCAGGCGCTCGTCGACGATCCGCCAGCCTCGCTGAGCGACGGCGGCGTGATTCGCGACGGCTTCAGCGCCGAGCTGGATGAACTGCGCGAGATCGCCCGCTCCGGTAAGGACTTCATCGCTCGCCTGCAGCAGAAAGAGATCGAGCGCACGGGCATCCCGTCGCTCAAGGTGGGCTTCAACAAGGTGTTCGGCTATTACATCGAAGTCACCAACGCCCACCGCAACAAAATCCCGCCGCATTACATCCGCAAGCAGACGCTGGTCAATGCCGAGCGCTACATCACGCCGGAGCTGAAAGAGTACGAGGAAAAAATTCTCTCGGCCGAGGAGAAGATCGCCAGCCTGGAGGCCGAGTTGTTCAACCGGTTGCGTCTGGAGGTGGCCGAGGCGACGGCCGAGCTGCAGCTCAACGCGTCGCTGCTGGCCATGCTCGATGTGTTCTGCAGCCTGGCCGAAGTGGCCGATCGTTACGGCTACACGCGACCGGAACTGCACGAGGGCACCGAGCTGCTCATCGAAGAAGGCCGCCATCCGGTGGTCGAGCGTACGCTACCGCCCGGCGAGCCGTTCATCCCGAACGACATCTACCTCGACACGCACGCGCAGCAGATCCTGATCATCACGGGACCGAACATGGCCGGCAAGAGCGTGGTGCTGCGCCAGACCGGCCTGATCGTACTGCTGGCGCAGATCGGTTCGTTCGTGCCGGCCCGCCGCGCCCGCATCGGGATCGTCGATCGCATCTTCACGCGTGTGGGCGCTTCGGACAACCTGGCCGCCGGCGAGAGTACGTTTCTCGTCGAAATGAACGAGACGGCCAACATTCTCAACAATGCCACGCCGCGCTCGCTGATCCTGCTCGACGAGGTGGGGCGGGGTACTTCGACGTTCGACGGGCTGTCGATCGCCTGGGCGCTTGTCGAGTACCTGCACGAGACGCCCTCGGTGGCCGCGCGCACGCTGTTCGCCACGCACTACCACGAACTGAACGAACTGGCCGAACGCTTCCCGCGCGTGAAGAACTTCCGCGTGCAGGTCGAGGAGCACGACGGCCGGGTGATCTTTCTGCACAAACTGGTGCCGGGCGGGGCCGACCATTCCTACGGCATCGAGGTGGCCCGCATGGCCGGATTGCCCGAGCCGGTCATTGCGCGCGCCCGTGAGATCCTGCGCCATCTGGAGGCGCAGCACCTTGTGGTCGAAGCACCGGCCGGCGACGGCGAGCCCGTGCGTCCCGTGCGGGCACGACGGGCCGAACGCATTCCCGCCGACACGTCGGCCTTCCAGCTTTCGCTCTTTGCGCAACCCGAGCCCGATCCGGTTGCCGAGGAGCTCAAAGAGCGGCTGCGCCGGATCGATCCCAACCGCATGACGCCCATCGAGGCCCTGCTCCTGCTCGACGAACTCAAGCGGCTTGTGGAACGCCATGATTCGTGA
- the paaA gene encoding 1,2-phenylacetyl-CoA epoxidase subunit PaaA has product MKDEALLEAEFQARIDAGEKIEPKDWMPERYRRQLIRMMSQHAHSEIVGMLPEGNWITRAPTLRRKMALLAKVQDEAGHGLYLYSATETLGVDRYQLIRDLLEGRAKYSNIFNYPTLTWADVGVIGWFVDGAAIVNQTMLAKSSYGPYARAMIRICKEEAFHKRQGYEICVTLARGTPEQRRMLQDAINRWWWPTLMMFGPPDDQSPNSAELLRWQVKRKTNDELRQHFINITVPQVLALGMTLPDPELRYDEKTGNWLIGPIDWDEFWRVIRGHGPCNRERLQARRKAHEEGAWVREAVQAYARKRQQQAASTAAEVSHG; this is encoded by the coding sequence ATGAAAGACGAAGCTCTCCTGGAAGCCGAATTTCAGGCGCGTATCGACGCGGGCGAAAAGATCGAACCGAAAGACTGGATGCCGGAGCGCTATCGGCGCCAGCTCATCCGCATGATGTCGCAGCACGCCCATTCGGAAATCGTGGGCATGTTGCCCGAAGGCAACTGGATCACGCGGGCACCCACGCTGCGCCGCAAGATGGCCCTGCTGGCCAAAGTGCAGGACGAGGCCGGACACGGCCTCTACCTCTACAGCGCCACCGAAACGCTGGGGGTCGATCGCTACCAGCTCATTCGCGACCTGCTCGAAGGCCGCGCCAAGTACTCGAACATATTCAACTACCCCACGCTCACCTGGGCCGACGTGGGCGTCATCGGGTGGTTCGTCGACGGCGCGGCGATCGTCAACCAGACCATGCTGGCCAAGAGCTCCTACGGCCCCTACGCCCGCGCCATGATCCGCATCTGCAAGGAGGAAGCCTTCCACAAGCGGCAGGGCTACGAGATCTGCGTGACGCTGGCGCGGGGCACGCCCGAACAGCGCCGGATGCTCCAAGACGCCATCAACCGCTGGTGGTGGCCCACGCTGATGATGTTCGGTCCACCGGATGACCAGTCGCCCAACAGCGCCGAACTGCTGCGCTGGCAGGTCAAGCGCAAGACGAACGACGAGCTGCGCCAGCACTTCATCAACATCACCGTGCCGCAGGTGCTGGCGCTGGGCATGACGCTTCCCGATCCGGAGTTGCGCTACGACGAAAAGACGGGCAACTGGCTGATCGGGCCGATCGACTGGGACGAGTTCTGGCGGGTGATCCGCGGCCACGGTCCCTGCAACCGCGAACGCCTGCAGGCCCGCCGCAAAGCCCACGAAGAGGGCGCCTGGGTTCGCGAGGCCGTGCAGGCCTATGCCCGCAAACGTCAACAGCAAGCTGCCTCAACCGCTGCCGAAGTAAGCCATGGCTGA
- the paaB gene encoding 1,2-phenylacetyl-CoA epoxidase subunit PaaB has protein sequence MAEMENCMRLWEVFVQPRTGAPHEHAGSVRATHAEMALQHARDVYARRGPVVSIWVVPTDAIYATRPGDEGPFFDPADNKPYRHPLFYKVPHGVKNI, from the coding sequence ATGGCTGAAATGGAAAACTGCATGCGGCTGTGGGAGGTGTTCGTGCAGCCGCGCACGGGAGCCCCCCATGAGCATGCGGGAAGCGTGCGGGCTACCCACGCCGAGATGGCCCTCCAGCACGCCCGCGACGTATATGCCCGCCGGGGTCCGGTCGTCAGCATCTGGGTGGTTCCCACCGACGCGATCTACGCTACCAGACCCGGAGATGAAGGACCGTTCTTCGATCCGGCCGATAACAAGCCCTATCGCCACCCGCTCTTTTACAAGGTACCCCACGGTGTAAAAAACATCTGA
- the paaC gene encoding 1,2-phenylacetyl-CoA epoxidase subunit PaaC: MNLETLDAALRPALFEYLLCLGDDALILGHRLSEWCGHGPYLEEDIALANLALDCLGHAEALLTLAGEVEGKGRTADDLAFLRDAYDFRNVQMVELPRGDFAFTITRQFLFAAYACLLYEALQQSAFEPLAGIAAKALKEMRYHLRHSSEWMRCLGDGTEESHRRAQTALDELWMYTGELFEVDNTLRTLIEARVAPDMAALQLKWREQVEAVLREATLTVPEDPPYMATGGRRGHHTEHLGHLLAEMQFLQRAYPGAQW, translated from the coding sequence ATGAATCTCGAAACGCTCGATGCGGCGCTGCGCCCGGCGCTGTTCGAATACCTGTTGTGCCTGGGCGACGATGCGCTGATTCTGGGCCATCGACTCTCGGAGTGGTGCGGCCACGGCCCGTACCTCGAAGAAGACATTGCGCTGGCCAACCTGGCGCTCGACTGTCTGGGTCATGCCGAGGCGCTGCTGACGCTGGCCGGCGAGGTCGAAGGCAAAGGCCGCACGGCCGACGATCTGGCCTTTCTCCGGGATGCGTACGACTTCCGCAACGTGCAGATGGTCGAGCTGCCCCGGGGCGACTTTGCCTTCACGATCACGCGCCAGTTTCTGTTTGCCGCCTATGCCTGTCTGCTCTACGAAGCGCTGCAGCAGAGCGCCTTCGAACCACTGGCCGGCATCGCGGCCAAAGCGCTCAAAGAAATGCGCTACCACCTGCGCCACAGCAGCGAATGGATGCGCTGCCTGGGCGACGGCACCGAGGAAAGCCATCGGCGCGCGCAGACGGCTCTTGACGAGCTGTGGATGTACACGGGCGAGCTGTTCGAGGTGGACAACACGCTCCGCACGCTCATCGAAGCCCGCGTTGCGCCTGATATGGCCGCCCTGCAACTGAAGTGGCGGGAGCAGGTCGAAGCCGTCCTCCGCGAAGCTACCCTGACCGTTCCGGAGGATCCGCCCTACATGGCGACAGGCGGGCGACGCGGCCATCATACGGAGCATCTGGGCCACCTGCTGGCCGAGATGCAGTTCCTGCAGCGGGCCTACCCGGGCGCTCAGTGGTAG
- the paaD gene encoding 1,2-phenylacetyl-CoA epoxidase subunit PaaD, producing MTPAEILEALTEVRDPEIPVLNIVEMGIVRDVRLEGETVHVDITPTYTGCPAMRTIEAAIVQTLRGRGFQQVVVHKVFREPWTTDWMTDEAREKLRAYGIAPPPPRADEAPDLIPLPFSVARGPAVPCPFCGSEQTRQTSAFGSTACKALFFCEACRQSFEYFKAI from the coding sequence ATGACCCCTGCTGAAATCCTCGAAGCGCTGACCGAAGTCCGGGATCCGGAGATTCCGGTCCTGAACATCGTGGAGATGGGCATCGTGCGCGACGTGCGCCTTGAAGGCGAGACGGTGCACGTCGACATCACCCCGACCTACACCGGCTGCCCGGCCATGCGCACCATCGAAGCGGCCATCGTACAGACGCTTCGGGGTCGGGGATTTCAGCAGGTGGTCGTGCACAAGGTGTTTCGGGAGCCCTGGACCACAGACTGGATGACCGACGAGGCCCGCGAAAAGCTTCGGGCCTACGGTATCGCTCCGCCACCGCCTCGTGCGGACGAAGCGCCCGATCTGATCCCGCTCCCCTTCTCCGTAGCGCGTGGCCCCGCCGTCCCCTGCCCTTTCTGCGGCTCCGAGCAGACGCGCCAGACCAGCGCCTTCGGATCGACCGCCTGCAAAGCCCTCTTCTTCTGCGAAGCCTGCCGCCAGTCCTTCGAATACTTCAAGGCGATCTGA
- a CDS encoding type II toxin-antitoxin system death-on-curing family toxin has protein sequence MRYLTLPEVLELYHQIMAQSGGKEGIRDLNALESALAQPRLTFEGQELYPSLAGKAAALGYALIRNHPFLDGNKRIGHAAMEVFLVLNGFEIRADIDEQEDVVMKVASGELSREALATWLQEHLVPISR, from the coding sequence ATGCGCTATCTGACGCTTCCTGAGGTTCTTGAGCTGTATCATCAGATCATGGCGCAGTCGGGAGGGAAAGAGGGGATTCGCGATTTAAATGCCCTGGAGTCGGCACTGGCCCAACCTCGCCTGACTTTTGAGGGACAAGAGCTTTACCCATCGCTTGCTGGAAAAGCCGCGGCCCTTGGTTACGCGCTTATTCGGAATCATCCTTTTCTGGATGGAAACAAGCGTATCGGGCATGCGGCCATGGAAGTATTTCTGGTGCTCAATGGCTTTGAAATTCGTGCTGATATTGATGAGCAAGAGGATGTTGTGATGAAAGTGGCTTCCGGGGAGTTGAGCCGAGAGGCGCTGGCTACATGGCTTCAGGAGCACCTCGTACCGATTTCTCGCTAA
- a CDS encoding DNA-binding protein, producing the protein MVRLTITLSDAVFAQLEEKARRYQLTPETLLQKSLEDWLALPDESFERAMARVLEKNAELYRRLAQR; encoded by the coding sequence ATGGTTCGACTCACCATTACGCTCTCGGACGCAGTGTTTGCACAGTTGGAGGAAAAGGCCCGGCGCTACCAGCTTACGCCTGAGACCTTGCTGCAGAAAAGTCTCGAAGACTGGCTGGCTCTTCCTGACGAATCCTTCGAGAGGGCGATGGCACGTGTACTGGAGAAGAACGCCGAATTGTATCGGCGGTTGGCCCAGCGCTGA
- a CDS encoding alpha-ketoacid dehydrogenase subunit alpha/beta: MRGKNRTATTRRKTRRSSPAAAPEATFDWLRVARLVLTSRYLDELEETRLLPERRVRYQFSAKGHELAQVLLGQLLTHPKDGVSTYYRSRPLMLALGVSPEEALAASLGKAGAYSDGRDVGVVCNLPGRNGPTVLPMAGDVGSQYTPGVGWAQAICYRRDVLQEDAYRGALAVVHGGEGSVATNGFWAALNIATTLRLPVLFYIEDNGYAISVPRELQTPGGNIAKNLAAFESLQVLDGDGTQPEEAARLLHEAVRRVRGGDGPVLLRLTMPRLSGHSGHDNQAYKPPEVLEAERAHDPLPALRAFLVPSLLSPEAWAELEVEVAREVEAALEAALARPDPDPSRVTRYVFAEVGPDGTPELQQAGGMAPEGVVLPQGTDRPRPEPPRINMVEAIRRTLAHELRTNPRVVVFGEDVGKKGGVHTATLGLQEEFGEARVFDTSLSEEGIVGRAVGMALAGLMPVAEIQFRKYADPATEQLNNCGTIRWRTANRFAAPIVVRMPGGLARVGDPWHSVSDEVRWVHAIGWQVAYPSNAEDAVGLLRAAMRALDPTIFFEHRLLLDHPAARRPYPGDDFVLPFGRARIVRSGEALTVVTWGAMVHRCEEAARETGIDAEIIDLRTLRPWDRAAVLHSVQKTNRCLIVHEDTLTAGFGAEIAAVLARDAFTYLDAPVERVAVPDIPIPYNPQLLDATVPGVSQIAEAMQALVTF; this comes from the coding sequence ATGCGAGGGAAAAACCGCACTGCGACCACCCGGCGCAAAACGCGCAGGAGTTCACCGGCCGCTGCGCCGGAGGCGACCTTCGACTGGCTGCGCGTGGCCCGTCTGGTGCTGACCTCACGCTATCTCGATGAACTGGAGGAGACGCGTCTGCTGCCCGAGCGCAGGGTGCGGTATCAGTTTTCGGCGAAGGGGCACGAGCTGGCGCAGGTCCTGCTCGGGCAGCTCCTGACGCACCCGAAGGACGGCGTCAGCACCTACTACCGCTCGCGGCCGCTGATGCTGGCGCTGGGCGTCTCGCCCGAAGAAGCGCTGGCCGCCTCGCTGGGCAAGGCGGGCGCCTACAGCGACGGCCGCGACGTGGGGGTGGTCTGCAACCTTCCCGGCCGCAATGGTCCCACCGTGTTGCCCATGGCGGGCGACGTGGGCTCGCAGTACACGCCGGGCGTCGGCTGGGCGCAGGCCATCTGCTACCGGCGCGACGTGCTTCAGGAGGACGCCTACCGGGGCGCGCTGGCCGTGGTGCACGGCGGCGAGGGCTCGGTGGCGACCAACGGCTTCTGGGCCGCGCTGAACATCGCCACGACGCTCCGACTTCCCGTGCTCTTCTACATCGAGGACAACGGCTACGCCATTTCGGTCCCGCGCGAACTGCAGACGCCGGGCGGCAACATCGCGAAAAATCTGGCGGCGTTCGAGAGCCTGCAGGTGCTTGACGGCGACGGCACGCAGCCGGAGGAGGCCGCCCGGCTGCTGCACGAAGCGGTGCGCCGTGTGCGGGGCGGCGACGGACCAGTGCTGTTGCGCCTGACAATGCCCCGGCTTTCGGGCCACTCCGGCCACGACAACCAGGCCTACAAGCCGCCGGAGGTGCTGGAGGCCGAACGGGCACATGATCCCCTCCCGGCACTCCGGGCGTTTCTGGTGCCTTCGCTGCTGTCGCCCGAGGCGTGGGCCGAGCTGGAGGTGGAGGTGGCCCGCGAGGTGGAGGCAGCCCTGGAGGCGGCGCTTGCTCGTCCGGACCCGGATCCGTCCCGGGTGACCCGCTACGTCTTCGCCGAGGTGGGACCCGACGGCACGCCGGAGCTTCAGCAGGCCGGCGGTATGGCCCCGGAAGGTGTGGTGCTTCCGCAGGGCACCGACCGACCCCGGCCGGAGCCGCCGCGCATCAACATGGTGGAGGCGATTCGTCGGACGCTGGCCCACGAGCTGCGCACCAATCCGCGCGTGGTGGTCTTCGGCGAAGACGTGGGCAAAAAAGGGGGCGTGCACACGGCCACGCTCGGACTGCAGGAGGAGTTCGGCGAAGCGCGCGTGTTCGACACCAGCCTGTCCGAGGAGGGCATTGTCGGACGGGCCGTCGGCATGGCGCTGGCCGGGTTGATGCCGGTGGCCGAGATTCAGTTTCGGAAATACGCCGATCCGGCCACCGAGCAGCTCAACAACTGCGGTACGATCCGCTGGCGCACGGCCAACCGCTTTGCCGCACCGATCGTGGTGCGCATGCCCGGCGGGCTTGCCCGCGTGGGCGATCCCTGGCACAGCGTTTCCGACGAAGTGCGCTGGGTACACGCAATCGGCTGGCAGGTGGCCTATCCGTCGAATGCCGAGGACGCCGTCGGGCTGCTCCGGGCCGCCATGCGGGCGCTCGATCCCACCATCTTCTTCGAGCACCGGCTGCTGCTGGACCATCCGGCCGCCCGGCGTCCCTATCCCGGCGACGACTTCGTGTTGCCGTTCGGACGTGCCCGGATCGTCCGTTCCGGCGAGGCGCTCACCGTGGTCACCTGGGGCGCCATGGTGCATCGCTGCGAAGAAGCGGCTCGGGAAACGGGCATCGACGCCGAGATCATCGACCTGCGCACGCTGCGGCCCTGGGACCGGGCGGCCGTGCTGCATTCGGTCCAGAAGACCAATCGGTGCCTGATCGTGCACGAAGACACGCTCACGGCCGGCTTCGGCGCGGAGATTGCCGCCGTGCTGGCCCGCGACGCCTTCACCTACCTGGATGCGCCCGTCGAGCGGGTGGCCGTCCCGGACATTCCGATTCCCTACAACCCCCAGCTGCTCGATGCCACCGTGCCGGGGGTGTCGCAGATTGCCGAGGCCATGCAGGCGCTGGTCACTTTTTGA
- a CDS encoding enoyl-CoA hydratase/isomerase family protein produces MTDSFATLLVEEDDRGIVCCTFNRPEVRNALNLEMVREVRRLLEQLAGRDDVRALIFTGAGGQAFVSGADIAELRERGRAEALQRINNSLFREIEQFPVPTIAAVRGWALGGGCELAMACDLRVAGESARFGQPEVRLGIIPGAGATYRLPRLVGMGKARELIFTGRILDASEALAIGLVNYVVPDDEVLAKARALAAEIAEASPLAVRFAKMALNATAEMSTDAALTLETLMQAVLFEDEEKYRRMTAFLERRRARKS; encoded by the coding sequence ATGACCGATTCGTTTGCCACGCTGCTGGTCGAAGAGGACGACCGGGGCATCGTATGCTGCACCTTCAACCGCCCGGAGGTGCGTAATGCGCTCAACCTGGAGATGGTGCGGGAGGTGCGCCGGTTGCTCGAGCAACTGGCCGGCCGGGACGATGTGCGCGCGTTGATCTTCACCGGAGCCGGCGGACAGGCGTTCGTCAGCGGAGCCGACATTGCCGAACTCCGGGAGCGCGGACGGGCCGAAGCGCTGCAGCGCATCAACAACAGCCTGTTTCGGGAGATCGAGCAGTTTCCGGTACCGACCATTGCGGCCGTGCGGGGGTGGGCGCTGGGCGGCGGGTGCGAGCTGGCCATGGCCTGTGATCTGCGTGTGGCCGGCGAGAGCGCCCGCTTCGGTCAGCCCGAAGTCCGGCTGGGCATCATTCCGGGCGCCGGGGCCACCTACCGGCTGCCGCGTCTGGTGGGCATGGGCAAGGCGCGCGAGCTGATTTTTACCGGACGTATCCTCGATGCTTCGGAAGCACTCGCGATTGGCCTGGTCAACTACGTGGTGCCGGACGACGAGGTGCTGGCAAAAGCACGGGCGCTGGCCGCGGAGATCGCCGAGGCAAGTCCGCTGGCCGTGCGCTTCGCCAAGATGGCGCTGAACGCCACCGCCGAGATGAGCACCGACGCCGCGCTGACCCTGGAGACGCTCATGCAGGCCGTCCTCTTCGAGGATGAAGAGAAGTACCGGCGCATGACCGCCTTCCTGGAGCGTCGGCGTGCCCGTAAATCCTGA
- the paaG gene encoding 2-(1,2-epoxy-1,2-dihydrophenyl)acetyl-CoA isomerase PaaG — protein sequence MNYQFIRYEVTDGVATLTLNRPDVLNSFHRPMADETIDALRRAADDPAVRAVVLTGAGRAFCAGQDLQAVLPREGEPAPDLGEIVRAQYNPIVRLIRHTEKPFVAAVNGAAAGAGANIALACDFVVAAENAAFIQAFARIGLIPDSGGTFLLPRLVGLARATALMMLAEKLPATEAHTMGLIYRVCPADRLMDEAMTLARRLAAMPTRALGMIKRALNRTFTNDLDAQLELEAELQAEAGRTHDYQEGVAAFLEKRTPVFQGR from the coding sequence ATGAACTACCAGTTCATTCGCTACGAAGTCACGGATGGCGTTGCCACGCTGACGCTGAACCGGCCGGATGTGCTCAACAGCTTCCACCGGCCCATGGCCGATGAAACGATCGATGCGCTCCGGCGGGCCGCCGACGATCCGGCCGTCCGCGCCGTCGTGCTGACAGGCGCCGGCCGGGCCTTCTGCGCGGGACAGGACCTGCAGGCCGTGCTGCCCCGCGAAGGTGAGCCGGCGCCGGACCTCGGCGAAATCGTCCGCGCCCAGTACAACCCGATCGTCCGGCTCATCCGCCACACCGAGAAACCGTTTGTGGCCGCCGTCAACGGCGCGGCCGCCGGGGCCGGTGCCAACATTGCGCTGGCCTGCGACTTCGTGGTGGCCGCCGAAAACGCCGCCTTTATTCAGGCGTTTGCGCGCATCGGACTGATTCCCGACAGCGGCGGCACCTTTCTGCTGCCCCGTCTGGTCGGGCTGGCCCGGGCCACGGCCCTGATGATGCTGGCCGAAAAGCTTCCGGCCACCGAGGCGCACACCATGGGACTCATCTACCGGGTATGTCCGGCCGACCGCCTGATGGACGAGGCGATGACGCTGGCGCGTCGCCTGGCTGCAATGCCCACCCGGGCGCTGGGCATGATCAAACGGGCGCTGAACCGCACCTTCACGAATGATCTGGATGCCCAGCTCGAACTGGAAGCCGAGCTGCAGGCCGAAGCCGGCCGCACCCACGACTATCAGGAAGGCGTGGCCGCCTTTCTGGAAAAGCGCACTCCGGTCTTTCAGGGACGATAA